The genomic DNA AGCAGTAGTGAGTGACTGCCGCAGTCACACAATCTCATCGGAGTACTCGCATTGATGTTAGGGACTTGTGTTATCAAATATCAACGATTACAGTCGACGAGAAAGATGCTTTTTATGAGTCATTCATTATTCTGTTACATAACTAGACCTCTTCCGCATAAACATCATAAACACAACGGTGCTTAACAGTTCAGTACAGCCATAGTAGCTAGAAAGTAGCAGAAGAAAACCATTCACCAATAATGCGGGCAACAACGTAGATCTGTTCTGTGTGCTGCAAAGCAGGATAGTGCCATGGCACTAACCATATAACACTGCATCATTTATATTACAGACAGTGGCACCCCGGCCCTGCAGCTCATCATCTGTGATAACGATATTTGTTACGAGTATGCACTGAGAATAAACATTCTGAGCCTAACAAAATTCTGCATTACCCTAAACAATATTCCCATTATATGATTGTAATTACAATTTGTGTGctccatacatatatatgtattacacacacacacacacacatatacagggtgattagagaGTAAATTGACCACATCAACGCACTCTTTGGTGTGGTAACTTACTTTCTAATTACTCTGTATATGTAAATAGagcaaattaaaaaacagcaaacagctgtATATCCACGGAGAATTAGGAGCCAACAGGATACCCCTCAATCACTAGAAGTAGCCTAGCCTACATAATGAAGAAAAGTAATTTATAAATTgaaaactcactgttttaataattagctgcAATATTATATTGCATGTATTCCTGGTGACGTTTCTCATCTTTTCTAAAACTTTCAAGACATAAAAAGCTTTTTAtgaaaaagattaaattaaaataacaaatctcGTTATTCAAATGAACTTTTCTTGTAGGTATCGACAGATCCTTGAAAAGGCCGTTCAGTTTAGTGGTGCAGAGCAGCTCGAGGCTTTGAAGGCTTTTGTAGAAGCCAgtaagtgtattttgtatttttgttttgttacctcAGATTCATCTTTTTCTGGTATATTTGTTACCCAGTGTCAATAAAAACAGGATTCTACAGTGTCCCGCATGTTTCATTTTACACATTCTTTGGTGTATGGTTAAAGCATTCTCCCACAGTTCACCTTTCCCAAATGCACAGTCGTTCCAGCTGTTGGTGAGAAAATCCTTTTTTCTTCCTTGAAACCTGCAAGCATTGCACTGTGAGAAATAGACAGGCTCTTATTACTTTCAGCTGTTGAATGTTATAAATGGCATCTTGAAGCTCGTGAAGCAAGGTGTACAGTACAGTCCATTTAAAAAACAGGATCACCTATTTTCCCCACATGTTTTTTGTAATCCTGATAGCCTTCAAACTAGGATAGACTGGCAGACCCATCCCCACAAGTCTAATGTTGctgatttatttacaatattgctTTTTCATGTAGCCTATAAAATATTACTTAGCAGTTTGTTCTTCTTATTAAATTCATTGATGTCTGAagtgtctttttttctgtttgttgttttcaCCTGCCTTAGTGGTGAATGAAAATGTCAGTTTAGTGATCTCAAGGCAGCTGCTGACTGACTTCTGCACTCACCTTCCCAATCTTCCCGACGGCACCGCCAAGGAGATATACCACTTCACACTGGAGAAGATCCAGCCCAGGGTCATTTCATTTGAAGAGCAGGTGAGGTTGAACTGTTACGAATCAGACCTGCTGAAAAACTAGTTGTGTCATCATGGATGAAACTTGGGGCACAATATGCCTCACAAGGGTCTGTTTAGATTTGAAAATTATTTTTCTGGTGTCTCTACTGACTAGGCTAGGTCTATACATATTTTACTTTCATACTTTTATAAAACAATTTGAGTTCccaatgttgttttttatgtcATTTAGGATTAGAAATATTAAGCCTTATTTATAAGAGATTTGCACTGTTTTAGAGAAAGAAAAGTCAAactagcattttttttatatgaacaattttcctttcaaaaaaataaaaataaataatagaaaaagCATTTTGGTTTCAAGGCCTTGACAAATCATACTATTGTGTCAAACTGTGGTCATTCAATCAATGGTATTATTCGTTTTTAAAACCTATAAAGTGTGGTCCTTTCCTGGCCGAACAACATAGCAGTGTCTCGGCAGGCCTGTATTAATTGGTTTTAAACGGTTTCTCAGGTGGCTTCAATCCGACAGCACCTTGCAACCATCTACGAGAAAGAGGAGGACTGGAGGAATGCTGCTCTAGTCCTAGTGGGCATTCCTTTGGAGACGGGACAAAAGTAAGCAGCAactaccatgtgtttttttttttttttttttttttttttttcagttcagtaATAATGCagattcctcttttttttttttggtctactGAAGTAAGTTTTAACCAGTTATTAAACTCATTATAAATGCTACTTCAGGATCTTCAGACAGCAAAATTAACATTGGTCCAGCATAAGTTCTATCATGCCGCTGGGCTGTTTTGCTCATCACTGGATATGACTGAGATTTATTCTCTTAAAGATACACCTCTTAAAAGTATACTTTGCTAAAAACCTTTAGTTATCCATTTCTAACTTGCACcaaaatacagtagctttgtTTCTTACTGCCACATTTCCGAGTTAATACTACAGTCTAAATGTAATTAGTCAAGTGTAAAGATTTGTTAGTGGGATAAACACACGGATGAGATGAAACAAAAGTAAAACCTAACATTATTCAAACTAGAAATTAAAGTATTGGTTTACTGTAATCTGTATAATATTAGACCTTCAAACCATGTCCACTGCAATCAAACTCAAATATAAGGTCGCTATTGGTTAGTAATCTATTGTCATCATGGCCCAACATCTGGGatctcaatgtaaaaaaaaaaaaaaaaaaaaaaaaaaagaaagaagcttTCAAATTCTAATTAAGAAAATTACAAAGAGGCAAATATCTAACCTGTGTGTGATTTAACTTGATCTACAGTAGGGttcagggattgaaataagattcccattgcatagcagtttgatccattcctggttttacttcgagtttaataagacacacatgagcttgttacctaaacactgtggctaataaagcttgtagtaaaacctggagtgggtaaaactgctatgcaaaaggagtcttatttccatccctggggttGCAGGGTGACATCTCGAATCGTAGAATCACTTGCACTGTATGTCCTTTATCCATTATGTGTTCTATATTTAATAGGCAGTACAACGTGGATTACAAACTAGACACCTATTTGAAAATCGCTCGTCTATACCTTGAGGATGATGATCCAGTCCAAGCTGAAGCTTACATTAATCGAGCCTCTCTGCTTCAAAACGAGTCCACCAACGAACAGCTGCAAATACACTACAAGGTAACTGAAGCTTTCCTACAGGACATTGAaatatttcaaaaatatatattgtaatagctTAGCCGTGTGTAAAATGTCTTCTGTTGGAAATTGCTGAACCAAAATGATGTATTGTATGGTGGTAACAATGTTGATACTACAAGATCAGTACACACATTTCCCACATACACAAGTTCTTTCCCTTGAAACTTGTAGGTGTGCTATGCCAGGGTCCTGGACTACAAAAGGAAATTTATAGAAGCGGCACAGAGATACAACGAGCTCTCATATAAATCTATTGTACATGAAAGTGAACGGCTGGAAGCCCTGAAGCACGCCCTGCACTGCACAATCCTGGCATCGGCAGGTACCTCTTCATGTTTTTACTGTAGAGTTCGTATTGTAGTAAAAACAAGTATGACATTGGATTATATTTCTCTTGCACCATGAGCTCAGACAAGTAGGCAGCAACTGGAGAGCAACACAGATTTGATTTGTGGTCCAAGCTTGTGTCAGGCTTAAAAACTAAAGGATGCATTAACTAAAAGCAGCAGATAGATCCATATGTTGCAGTCTGTGTAGAAGGACATCTTCAATGGTTACAATCCTTTGGGCTCCCATGATGTAATCTCCAACTGGGGCCTGTGGTGCTTTTTCAGTGGGAAATGTATACAGTGATGTAATCCTTGCTGTCGGTCTGAGTGTGGCGTTATAACAGACGACAGAGGAAGGCAGTGGGGCGtataaccttttgttttgttggttttgCAGGACAGCAGCGCTCTCGCATGCTGGCGACTCTGTTTAAGGACGAGCGTTGTCAGCAGCTGGCTGCCTATGGGATCCTGGAGAAGATGTATCTAGACAGGATCATTCGGGGGAACCAGCTGCAGGAGTTTGCTGCCATGCTAATGCCTCATCAGAAAGCAACCACAGCAGATGGTTAGAACACATTTAGACCAGAGCTAGGTCTACACAAACCTACTTCTTGAGATGGAGTGAGGGTGGCTGGGCTGGCTATAAGAAGGACAATGAAAAGGCAATAAATACAGGAAAGATGTTTGcccatggaaagaaaaaaaaatactgagcaGTTGTGATTAGGACTTGCAAATATTTAACCTATTTAATATATGGTGATGCCTGAGGAATTCCCTGATGGAGTAGTTTTAGTCACTAATAGGCTCCCAGCTTAAGACTAATTGGAATGAGTCCTCATaaggcagcaatgtggagtagtggttagggctctggactcttgactggagggttgtgggttcaatcccaggtggggggacactgctgctgtacccttgagcaaggtactttacctagattgctccagtgaaaaacccagctgtataaatgggtaattgtatctaaaaaataatgtgtaaaaaataatgtaattgtatgtaaaaataatgtgatatcttgtaacaattgtcgccctggataagggcatctgctaggaaataaaaaaaaataaataaaaaaaaaatatatataattttattattattattatcaggaaTTAAGGACTGGAACCAAAAGTCAAAGGgttgtttaaaataattctttTGGTAACAAAATCATCTAAAAACAGGGCCTGTAAAGGTATGTTTTAAtatagtatgtgttttatttgtccCATTACTTCACAGAATGTTGTAAAGTGCATTAGAAAAAGGTCAGTGCTGTGACAGCTTCTCTCTTTCCCACTGTAGGTTCAAGTATCCTGGACAGAGCAGTCATTGAGCACAACCTGCTTTCTGCCAGCAAACTCTACaataatattacatttgaagAGCTGGGGGCCCTACTGGAGATCCCACCAGCCAAGGTAAGAGGTTGTTTTCACCAAACAGAGCTGTAGCGCACAACCCTTTTGTAGCACTTCAGTCAAACAAGTTGTTTTTTCGACtggttattttaaaatgctctagTCTTCTTTTTGGGTCTTACATTAGAAAATTAAAACCAGATATTTTTATACCAGATAAATTTATAATCAGTCAACATATatttttgaatattattatttcatactttTAACCAGCAGAAATGATCAAAAGAATTCCCTGGTGCTGTTGAAATAGTTCTCAGTTATGTcagttaatgtttatttattaagcCAACGATAAAATAGCGGTAaatagagtaagtagcggggttctgaaaaatgtgtgatacgtccccacgtgttgctacaactgtttaaataacagacctgtaaatttatttttattgttaacatcctgataactttttacacttctaactttttaaagtcagtttcaaaatgtccgctgtagtgcactggggtttgagatctgtcctctgaatgactgcaggaagagcgatttaaaaatgaaaaaaaaagtgctctgtcTTTTCtcttccgtaccacatcatggatcattattgctgcaTAATACTATCTGCaatagagcggacattttgaaaagagctttgaaactgactttaaagttataaatgtaaaaagttgtcaggatgttaacaatgaaaagaaaaatgtgtttaattttaattatacAACTTTCAAACGTAGCGGCTAGTTTAAAGCAGACGGTACATTCCATCTGGAAAGCAAAAATAGTGCGATAAGAATGCATGTTATTAACAGGAACATTACCAGAAACTTAGACCCATGTATATCAATATGGGTCTGTTACACACatagtgtatttttttaatcattctaGTTGTTTGTTAACAGTATTATTTGCCTTTTGCAGAATATTATGCAAATTGCACTTTGGAGCAAGCCCCTTTATAAATCAATCCTATTGAGGTTAAATATTTGGGCACTCAGAAATTCAGACATGTGTTCAATACAATTGTAATGTAACATCAAGTTACAGGGCATGTTGTTCTTACTTGTATGAAGAAGTCCAATTAGAAAGGTTCCTAGGTATTATTTGTGATAAAAACAAGTGTTGATCAGCTCAAATTAAGCCATTGTTccatctggtaaaaaaaaaaccgtCTGGCAAAGACCCCAAAACATAGTCACATCATTTGAATTCTTTACGACCAAGTTACTGAATGTAGTTTTTAGGATATTAAAGCCTACTATAAGAAGTGGAACAAGTCAGTCCACACATTTACCATCTTTATTGAAAAGAACATCTACATAAAGGTGAATGCAACTTGGCAAGCCAGAACTACAGTTCCCAACTTTTTATTTGCCTGATAAATcatactttttaaattgtttcaacAAGTACTATAgaaacaaaatgtgcattaaaTAAGAATGAAACTAGTTCAGTGAGTCTTCAGTATATGTTTGGTCCTTGAAATGAAAGCATTTGGACAGTACAACAGAAAATGATAAGACCCTTGTTTGTGAACTTTAATTATGTTTAAAAGATAAATGGAGAAtctgaagaaaatatatatatatatttgagcgAGAGATTGCTGTATCTGTTGTCTTAGAAGGGCCACACTGTCACCATCTGTAGATGGAATGTTCTGGATTATTTTGAATATATCTGTGTTGTTGTGCAGGGCTCTTTTCCCGCTGTTGAAGCCCCTGGTTACAGATGCGACTTGGTAGGGAACAAATAAACTACTTATACTAATAATGACGCTTGAAAAGTTTTTCAAACAAAGTTTTTTCAGACAAAATGCAGACTATCAAATCATACTCTCAAAGTCTCTTAGAGAAAGACAATGGAGAGCATGACAAGCTGCAGTGCACACCCATTATAATGCGGCCAGAGGGTTAAAAGGTGAATATGACCTTGGCTACCATAATTTATTAACTAAAAGCATTTTAGCAAAGCAGAACCGCTTACTCACCAGAATGTACATCGTCAAGCACATTTTACTTAAAGCATTTTAATACCGCTATACCTTTTGACACAAATACATTGCAGAGAATAAACTATGCTATGCAGGAATGGTTTGACGTAAAAATTGCTTGTAAAAAGCGAAACGTGTTTATTAATTGTGTTCAGATGAGGTTGTGCACTGATTCAAGAGATTATTAAAGCATGTTGGGAGAGCAAGTGTGATTGTTAGAGGCCTTTAAATTTGCTGCCTTCTACGCCACATTAACATTGTAATGCTGAAGCAACAGAAACGAAGAGGGGCTGCTAGCTAGGTATAAACAAAAATCATTCTATATTGGTAAATAACAATAAGATTGGAAAACTGTCAATTTTAAAAGAAAGTTATACAGATATACCAGAAGATTAGGTAAGTCTTAAAAAAGCAAGTCATACTTGAAAGCTGTGTTTTGTGGTTCCTGACTAGTTTCAGGCGCTAAGGTCAGTTAGtctataaaaagtgtttttatttgactGTTCTCCCTTCAATACCATAACTGTTTTAAGTTAGTTCTTAATTCCCAAGGTTTCTATCCTTGTGCTTTTATAAATCAAAGGAGGCCACCACAATCCACACCCATCTTCACCGGTCATGACTGCACagtttctcttattttttttatgttggcGTTATAGCCTTGACAAGTAATGCAGCATTTTCAGTTACTCAATCCAGGGTTCGGTTTCTCTTCCGCCTGTGTTCTGAGGACTGTGAACAGAATACATGTACATAAAGTGTAATAAGATGTAGTACAGTAGTTTATTGACAAAACCCGATACAAAAACACAGTGCTGCTACTATAATAAGACAATTGATTTGAGCAATGTCCATTATCTGCTGCTGCTTTTACATAATGGGCACTAAATAACGTAGGGGCAAGCTTGGGCCCCTAATCCCGCATTATAACGGGAGTGCACTTCATTAAATAACAATTTGGTCTTActaaagtacattaaaaaaaatatttttttaaagcatttcatGGCATCTTTAGTACTGACTTACCATAAGCAGTACTACTGTTTTGAATGTATTGACTAACCCTGACAAAATGTTTTCCACTTTAATTTGAAATAAGTTGTGAATCCAATTTGGGCTGAAGaaagctttttttaatataaaataataataaaaaaaaactttgttcttATCCGGTGTTTATTGTGAAGCTATTGTAGTTGTATAATAAAAATACCAGAATATAAATTAAGTTGCCgaactgttattattttgttatatatttaattattaccAGTAAAACTAAGTTGTTAACCTCATGTGACTGTGTAAAATTGTCAAGGGTTTTtgtgaaattgtttttaaaacagtttctCCCAATAAAACATGTCAATAAAGATCTCTGTTTCTGTGGACAGGCAGAAAAGATAGCCTCCCAAATGATAACCGAGGGTCGAATGAATGGCTTCATCGATCAGATAGATGGCATTGTTCATTTTGAAAGTAAGTACGGTATGCTGTATTCTTTAAACATCACCACTAGGTG from Acipenser ruthenus chromosome 2, fAciRut3.2 maternal haplotype, whole genome shotgun sequence includes the following:
- the LOC131698547 gene encoding COP9 signalosome complex subunit 4 isoform X2, with translation MAAAVRQELAQLMNSSGSHKDLAGKYRQILEKAVQFSGAEQLEALKAFVEAMVNENVSLVISRQLLTDFCTHLPNLPDGTAKEIYHFTLEKIQPRVISFEEQVASIRQHLATIYEKEEDWRNAALVLVGIPLETGQKQYNVDYKLDTYLKIARLYLEDDDPVQAEAYINRASLLQNESTNEQLQIHYKVCYARVLDYKRKFIEAAQRYNELSYKSIVHESERLEALKHALHCTILASAGQQRSRMLATLFKDERCQQLAAYGILEKMYLDRIIRGNQLQEFAAMLMPHQKATTADGSSILDRAVIEHNLLSASKLYNNITFEELGALLEIPPAKAEKIASQMITEGRMNGFIDQIDGIVHFETREPLPTWDKQIQSLCFQVNNLLEKISQAAPEWTAQAMEAQMTQ
- the LOC131698547 gene encoding COP9 signalosome complex subunit 4 isoform X1, producing the protein MAAAVRQELAQLMNSSGSHKDLAGKYRQILEKAVQFSGAEQLEALKAFVEAMVNENVSLVISRQLLTDFCTHLPNLPDGTAKEIYHFTLEKIQPRVISFEEQVASIRQHLATIYEKEEDWRNAALVLVGIPLETGQKQYNVDYKLDTYLKIARLYLEDDDPVQAEAYINRASLLQNESTNEQLQIHYKVCYARVLDYKRKFIEAAQRYNELSYKSIVHESERLEALKHALHCTILASAGQQRSRMLATLFKDERCQQLAAYGILEKMYLDRIIRGNQLQEFAAMLMPHQKATTADGSSILDRAVIEHNLLSASKLYNNITFEELGALLEIPPAKGSFPAVEAPGYRCDLAEKIASQMITEGRMNGFIDQIDGIVHFETREPLPTWDKQIQSLCFQVNNLLEKISQAAPEWTAQAMEAQMTQ